A stretch of the Acanthochromis polyacanthus isolate Apoly-LR-REF ecotype Palm Island chromosome 22, KAUST_Apoly_ChrSc, whole genome shotgun sequence genome encodes the following:
- the LOC110962371 gene encoding uncharacterized protein LOC110962371 isoform X1, which translates to MPHQLFGGLRHSGGNFIPSGRQIPRTPPPAATHSEDFKPSSSDPDDSDQTRACDFSSLEAKTAADDPIYMLKGMKGYQLTPGDLEFIKKMKEEQLVKKLEGDLKELQELIKMETMASEQASDSREKAEAELDTFPSCEQLSEWTKVVLRGMSPLTNFTDLDTKSLLAMVTIQDVQDVMHDKKTELGQMRKMLANKRTKEAEEREQLDKEMATKQLKIQTLMRELCDLKSELAQEEEACKLKTSEAQTTSVKTARGKQKKVKDPPEAAGATRARRKRVASTLTTASRRKDQHPSPASEPNNQTEVKVGEAESKSQQKAPKQSRKTSANGAGQETQNTGLRRSKRVANRRCI; encoded by the exons ATGCCACACCAACTGTTTGGAGGCTTGAGGCACAGTGGGGGGAATTTTATCCCGTCGGGTCGACAGATCCCCAggactcctcctcctgcagccacCCACAGTGAGGATTTTAAG CCTTCGAGCAGTGATCCAGATGACAGCGACCAAACCCGGGCGTGTGATTTCAGCAGCTTGGAGGCAAAAACAG caGCAGATGACCCCATTTACATGCTGAAGGGGATGAAGGGGTATCAGCTGACTCCGGGTGACTTGGAATTCattaaaaagatgaaagaaGAGCAACTCGTGAAGAAACTTGAG GGGGACTTAAAAGAGCTGCAGGAGCTGATAAAAATGGAAACGATGGCCTCGGAGCAGGCGAGTGATTCCAGGGAGAAGGCAGAGGCTGAGCTCGACACG TTTCCTTCCTGTGAGCAGCTCAGCGAGTGGACGAAAGTGGTCCTCAGAGGGATGTCTCCTCTGACCAATTTCACAGACCTGGACACCAAATCTCTCCTGGCCATGGTGACGATACAAGACGTCCAGGACGTCATGCATGACAAGAAGACTGAACTCGGTCAGATGAGGAAAATGCTGGCAAACAA AAGAACAAAGGAAGctgaggagagagagcagcTTGACAAAGAAATGGCCACTAAACAA CTGAAGATACAGACACTGATGAGGGAGTTATGTGACCTGAAATCTGAGCTTGCACAGGAAGAG GAGGCCTGTAAGCTGAAGACTTCAGAGGCGCAAACGACGTCTGTTAAAACTGCCAGAGGGAAACAGAAGAAAGTCAAAGATCCACCAGAGGCTGCAGGAGCTACGAGAGCGAGAAGAAAGCGCGTTGCATCTACTCTAACCACAGCTTCACGACGGAAAGATCAACATCCCTCACCAGCTTCTGAACCAAATAATCAAACTGAAGTGAAAGTTGGTGAAGCGGAGTCCAAGTCACAACAGAAGGCCCcgaaacaaagcagaaaaacatctgcaaatgGTGCTGGACAGGAGACACAGAACACTGGTCTGAGAAGATCCAAGAGAGTCGCCAACAGGAGGTGCATTTGA
- the LOC110962371 gene encoding uncharacterized protein LOC110962371 isoform X2, translating to MPHQLFGGLRHSGGNFIPSGRQIPRTPPPAATHSEDFKPSSSDPDDSDQTRACDFSSLEAKTADDPIYMLKGMKGYQLTPGDLEFIKKMKEEQLVKKLEGDLKELQELIKMETMASEQASDSREKAEAELDTFPSCEQLSEWTKVVLRGMSPLTNFTDLDTKSLLAMVTIQDVQDVMHDKKTELGQMRKMLANKRTKEAEEREQLDKEMATKQLKIQTLMRELCDLKSELAQEEEACKLKTSEAQTTSVKTARGKQKKVKDPPEAAGATRARRKRVASTLTTASRRKDQHPSPASEPNNQTEVKVGEAESKSQQKAPKQSRKTSANGAGQETQNTGLRRSKRVANRRCI from the exons ATGCCACACCAACTGTTTGGAGGCTTGAGGCACAGTGGGGGGAATTTTATCCCGTCGGGTCGACAGATCCCCAggactcctcctcctgcagccacCCACAGTGAGGATTTTAAG CCTTCGAGCAGTGATCCAGATGACAGCGACCAAACCCGGGCGTGTGATTTCAGCAGCTTGGAGGCAAAAACAG CAGATGACCCCATTTACATGCTGAAGGGGATGAAGGGGTATCAGCTGACTCCGGGTGACTTGGAATTCattaaaaagatgaaagaaGAGCAACTCGTGAAGAAACTTGAG GGGGACTTAAAAGAGCTGCAGGAGCTGATAAAAATGGAAACGATGGCCTCGGAGCAGGCGAGTGATTCCAGGGAGAAGGCAGAGGCTGAGCTCGACACG TTTCCTTCCTGTGAGCAGCTCAGCGAGTGGACGAAAGTGGTCCTCAGAGGGATGTCTCCTCTGACCAATTTCACAGACCTGGACACCAAATCTCTCCTGGCCATGGTGACGATACAAGACGTCCAGGACGTCATGCATGACAAGAAGACTGAACTCGGTCAGATGAGGAAAATGCTGGCAAACAA AAGAACAAAGGAAGctgaggagagagagcagcTTGACAAAGAAATGGCCACTAAACAA CTGAAGATACAGACACTGATGAGGGAGTTATGTGACCTGAAATCTGAGCTTGCACAGGAAGAG GAGGCCTGTAAGCTGAAGACTTCAGAGGCGCAAACGACGTCTGTTAAAACTGCCAGAGGGAAACAGAAGAAAGTCAAAGATCCACCAGAGGCTGCAGGAGCTACGAGAGCGAGAAGAAAGCGCGTTGCATCTACTCTAACCACAGCTTCACGACGGAAAGATCAACATCCCTCACCAGCTTCTGAACCAAATAATCAAACTGAAGTGAAAGTTGGTGAAGCGGAGTCCAAGTCACAACAGAAGGCCCcgaaacaaagcagaaaaacatctgcaaatgGTGCTGGACAGGAGACACAGAACACTGGTCTGAGAAGATCCAAGAGAGTCGCCAACAGGAGGTGCATTTGA